In one Diceros bicornis minor isolate mBicDic1 chromosome 2, mDicBic1.mat.cur, whole genome shotgun sequence genomic region, the following are encoded:
- the PFN2 gene encoding profilin-2 isoform X1: MAGWQSYVDNLMCDGCCQEAAIVGYCDAKYVWAATAGGVFQSITPVEIDMIVGKDREGFFTNGLTLGAKKCSVIRDSLYVDGDCTMDIRTKSQGGEPTYNVAVGRAGRVLVFVMGKEGVHGGGLNKKAYSMAKYLRDSGF, encoded by the exons ATGGCCGGGTGGCAGAGCTACGTGGACAACCTGATGTGCGATGGCTGCTGCCAGGAGGCCGCCATTGTCGGCTACTGCGACGCCAAATACGTGTGGGCCGCCACGGCCGGGGGCGTCTTCCAGAGCATTACG CCAGTAGAAATAGATATGATTGTAGGAAAAGACCGGGAAGGTTTCTTTACCAACGGTTTGACTCTTGGCGCAAAGAAGTGCTCAGTGATCAGAGATAGCCTATACGTCGATGGTGACTGCACGATGGACATCCGGACAAAGAGTCAAGGTGGGGAGCCAACATACAACGTTGCCGTCGGCAGAGCTGGTAGAG tcTTGGTCTTTGTAATGGGAAAAGAAGGGGTCCATGGAGGCGGATTGAATAAGAAGGCATACTCAATGGCAAAATACTTGAGAGACTCTGGGTTCTAG
- the PFN2 gene encoding profilin-2 isoform X2: MAGWQSYVDNLMCDGCCQEAAIVGYCDAKYVWAATAGGVFQSITPVEIDMIVGKDREGFFTNGLTLGAKKCSVIRDSLYVDGDCTMDIRTKSQGGEPTYNVAVGRAGRALVIVMGKEGVHGGTLNKKAYELALYLRRSDV; encoded by the exons ATGGCCGGGTGGCAGAGCTACGTGGACAACCTGATGTGCGATGGCTGCTGCCAGGAGGCCGCCATTGTCGGCTACTGCGACGCCAAATACGTGTGGGCCGCCACGGCCGGGGGCGTCTTCCAGAGCATTACG CCAGTAGAAATAGATATGATTGTAGGAAAAGACCGGGAAGGTTTCTTTACCAACGGTTTGACTCTTGGCGCAAAGAAGTGCTCAGTGATCAGAGATAGCCTATACGTCGATGGTGACTGCACGATGGACATCCGGACAAAGAGTCAAGGTGGGGAGCCAACATACAACGTTGCCGTCGGCAGAGCTGGTAGAG CATTGGTTATAGTCATGGGAAAGGAAGGTGTCCACGGAGGCACACTTAACAAGAAAGCATATGAACTCGCTTTATACCTGAGGAGGTCTGATGTGTAA